The nucleotide window CTCATCGACCAGCTCGAGTACGAGGGCTTCACGCACGACCAGGCCGTTTACGGGACCACCCGGAACGGTCTGTGAACCGGCGCCGTCTCCCGGGTCGCTGCACGCGGCCCGGGAGACGGCCCACCTCCTCGCTGGAGTGGTCAGGGGTGCAGGTCACGGGTGCGCGGTCGCGTGGTGGCGGTGCTCCTGCGCCCGGTCACGCTCCTCCTCCGCCTCGTCCCGGCGGTCGTGCCGCCAGTCCAGGACGCCGATGACCAGCGCTGCCAGCGCACCCACCACGGCCACCGCGAGCGCGGCCGCGGCCGCCAGCGGGAAGCGCTGGTCGGTGTGGGCGAGCACGAGGTAGAACAGCCCGGGCAGGGCCGCGGTGCCGATGGCGCCGCCGAAGCGCTGGAAGGTCTGCAGTGCCCCACCGGCCGAGCCCGCCTGCTCCACGGGGACGTCGCGCAGCGTGAGCGTCACGTTGGGCGAGATGACGAACCCGCCGCCGATGCCGGCCAGCAGCAGGGTCGGCGCGATCGCCCAGCCGGTCGCCCCCTCCGGCACGGTGGCGATCAGCAGCGCCGTCGCGGTGAGCCCGACCGCCACCCCGGTCAGGCCGAACACCGTCAGCGCCCGGCCGTACCGCTCGACCAGCCGGCCGGCGATCACCGCGGCCGACGCCGATCCCACGGCGAAGGGCGTGACGGCGAGCCCGGACTGCAACGGCGTCCAGCCCAGGCCGGTCTGGAAGAACAGCGCGAAGGTCAGCCAGATGCCGCTGAAGCCGACGAAGTAGACGGTGCCGAGCGCCACGCCGGGCGCGTAGCCGCGGGTCCCGGTGACCAGCCGCGGGTCGAACACCGGGTCCTTGCCCGACCGCACCACCCGCTGTTCCCACGACCAGAAGGCCACCAGCAGCACGACCCCGATCGGGAAGCACCACCAGTACCGGGTGAGCCCGCCGGACTCGGCCTGCACCAGCGGGAAGAGCAGCGCCAGCGCCCCGGTGCCGAGGAGCAGGACGCCGGGGACGTCGATCCGCCCGTGCCCGGCGGCCTCGCGTGCGGGGATCAGGCGCAGGGCGAGCACGAAGGCCACCACGCCGATCGGCACGTTGACGTAGAAGATCCACCGCCAGCCATCGGGACCGGATGCCAGCGCGAGCAGCGCGCCGCCCACCACCGGGCCGACGGCGGTGGAGATGCCGACCGTCGCGCCGAAGAAGCCGAACGCCCGTCCGCGCTCCGGGCCGCGGAACAGCTGCTGGATCAGCGCCGAGTTCTGCGGCGCCAGGACGCCGGCCGCCACACCCTGGGCCAGCCGGGCGGCGATGAGCAGCCCGGCGGTCGGCGCGGCCCCGGCGGCCGCGCTGCAGACGACGAAGGCGACCAGGCCGATGAGGAACAGCCGGCGGCGGCCGAAGGCGTCCCCGAGCCGCCCGGCCGGCACCAGCGCGATGCCGAATGCGAGCGCGTAGCCGGACACCACCCACTGCACGGTGGCCGGGGAGGCGCCCAGCCCCTCCTGGAGCGAGGGCAGGGCGACGGAGACGATGCTGACGTCGAGCAGCGTCATGAAGCCGACGACGAGGGTCACCCACAGCGCCGTCCAGCGCTTCGGGTCATCGCCTGCGGGCGCGTCCTGCTGGTCCTGCGCAGTGCCGGTCACGGATGTCCTCTCGGGGTCGCGCCCGGGAGGGCCGTTCGAGGTGGGTAGCGCACCGGCCCCCGCGTCCAGCGGGGGCCGGTGGGAGGTCACACCGCCGCGGCGGCGGGGCGCTCGAAGGCGGCCAGGAAGTGCGCCGCCGCGTCCTGCTGGGCCTGCTCGGCGTCCTCCAGCACCGCGGAGGCGCCGAAGAACTCGTGCATGACGCCCGGGAAGTAGCGGTGGGTGGTCTCCACCCCGGCCGCTTCGAGGTCCTGGGCGAACTGCTGGCCCTGGCTGCGCAGCACGTCGCGCTCGTCGGTGATGACCAGCGTGGGCGGCATGACCGCGCGCTGCTCGGCCGTCCAGTCCAGCAGCGCGATGCGCGGGTCGGTGCCGGCCTCCGGCTTGCCCTGGAACGCGTGCAGCGCCATCCAGGACAGCAGCGGCCGGTTCAGCGGGCGGGCGTCGGCGGCGTCCTCCATCGACTCGCCGAACTGCTCACCGGTGGTCAGCGGATAGACCAGCACCTGCGCGCGCGGCATCGGCTCGTGGGCCTCGGCCAGCTGCAGGCTGGTCGCGGCGGCCATGTTCCCGCCGACGGACTCGCCACCGATGGCCATGCGGGCGGGGTCCCCGCCCATCTCGGCGGCGTTGAGCACCAGCCAGCGCCAGGCGGTGATCACGTCGTCGTGGCTGGCCGGGAAGACCGCCTCGGGGGCGCGCCGGTAGTCCGGCGACACGATGATCGCGCCGGTCTTGTTCGACAGCGCCCGGCACGACGCGTCGTAGGTGTCGATGTCGAACAGCACCCACCCGCCGCCGTGCACCCACATGATCACCGGCAGCCGGCCCACGGCGGGGTCAGCCGGGGTGTAGACGCGCAGCGTCTGGGTGCCGCCGGCGCCGTCGGGGATGGACAGGTCCTGCACCGAGCCGACGGGCTCAGGGCCCTCCAGTCCGCGGTCGGCCATGACCTTCTTGACGGCGTCGTCGGGGCCGGGCTGCTTGCGGGCCTCCTTCGGCGTCAGCGTCTCGAACGGCAGCGGCCGCAGCGAGGCATGCGCGTCGACGATCGCCTGCGCCTGCGGGTTGAGCAGCCCGCTGGCGTCGGTGGCGGCCTCCGCGTCGGCGCCGGAGACCCGGTCGCGGACCAGGTCGACCGGTGCGGCCAGGGCACCGACGATCTTCTCCTTGATGCCGCCGTTGGGGGCGGCGGGGTGCGGGTTGGTCGGGCCGCGGCGCTTGGCGGTGAGGAAGTCCTCGCCGAGCTGTGCCATCCGCTCGGCCCCGACCTTGGAGCGGAACTCGGGCAGCTCCTGGCCCTCCTCGTCGCCCACGTGGTGCCGGACGACGGCCATCAGCGTCGTGAGCGCCTCCTCGAACGCGGGCTCGCCGGGCTGGGTGTCGCCCAGGACGACGAGCAGGTCCTTGATCTCCTGGTGCTCGCCGGTGGCGTCGTGGTTCTCCTCCACCATCCCGATCTCGGTCCAGATCGGGTAGAGGACGGTCTCCTCGGCGAAGGCGTGCATCGACAGCTCGGTCGAGACCTGGTCGACCAGCACGCGCCGGTTGCCGCGGTGGGCCTCCAGGTGCTGGAACTGGCGCTCGACGACGGCGTGGTCGTCGGCGATCAGGTGGTCGATGTCACCGGGCAGGGTGGGGTAGCTCAGGGCCACGGGGTCTCCTGGGGTTCTCGGACGTCCGGTGCGCAGCAGCGCGGCGCCGGTCGGGCTCCCTCGTGCGCTACCCGGTGGTGCACGACCGCACACCGGCCCGTCGGGCGGTCACCCGACGGGCCGGGGGCTCAGTCGAGGCCGGCGAGGACCTTGTCCAGCGTCACCGGCAGGCCACGCACCCGGACACCGGTGGCGTGGTGGACGGCGTTGACCACCGCCGCCGCCGTCCCGGTGATGCCGATCTCGCCGATGCCCTTGGCACCCATCGCGTTGACGTACGGGTCGTGCTCGTCGAGCCAGTGCGCCTCGATCTGCTGCACGTCGGCGTTGACGGTGATGTGGTACTCGGCGAGGTCGTGGTTGGCGACCTGGCCGATCCGGGTGTCGAAGACGCTGTTCTCGTGCAGCGCCATCGACAGCCCCATGGTCATGCCGCCGATGAGCTGCGACCGGGCCGTGCGCGGGTTGATGATCCGGCCGGCCGCGAAGACGCCGATCAGCCGGGGAACCCGGATCTCGCCGGTGTCGGCGTTCACCCGGGTCTCGACGAACTGGGCGCCGAAGGCGTAGGCGGCGTGCGCGTCGTCCATCGCCGCCTGGTCCACGTCGCCGGAGGCCTCGTCGCCGTCGCGGGGGTCGGTGCCGTACTTGCCGCGGAACTCCCGGGCGGCCTGCACGATCGCCGAGCCCCAGGTGTTGGTGCCCGAGGAGCCGCCGGCGACCGAGGCCGTCGGGTACCGGGTGTCCCCGATGTGGACGTCGACGTCGGCGACGTCGACCCCGAGGGCGTCGGCGGCGATCTGCGGCAGCACGGTCCAGGCGCCGGTGCCGAGGTCGGCCGCGCCGATCTCGACGGCGTACCGCCCGTCGGTGAACCGCACGTTCGCCGTCGACGTCGCCTGCCGCATGGTCGGGTAGACGGAGGAGGCGACGCCGTAGCCGACCAGCCAGTCGCCCTCCCGCCGCCGGCCGGGCCCGCGGGTGTCCCAGCCGAAGCGCTCGGCGCCCTCGCGCAGGCACTCGACCAGGTGCCGGCTCGACCACGGCTTCCCGGTGTCGGGGTCGACGTCGGGCTCGTTGACGATGCGCAGCTGCACCGGGTCCATGCCGAGTGCCCCGGCCAGCTCGTCCATAGCGACCTCGGGGCCGAACATGCCCGGGCACTCCCCCGGTGCCCGCATCCACGACGGGATCGGCACGTCGAG belongs to Modestobacter sp. L9-4 and includes:
- a CDS encoding xanthine dehydrogenase family protein molybdopterin-binding subunit, producing the protein MTDLLEPHAIGQSLVRRDGVDKVRGTATYAFETDVEHPAFCHPVQATIALGRVTAMDTAAAEALDGVLAVLTPFNAERLASTEDAEYAVLQSPEVAFRGQLIGVVVAETSELAREVADGITVTYAEQPHDSVLRTDHPGLYAPEEVNAGHPTDTAEGDVAAAMASAEVTVEHTYDTQMLHNNPIEPHATTALWEDGSLTLWDSTQGVHPDRAAVSEVFGLDEERVRVVCPYVGGGFGSKGNPHANVMLVTMAARAVPGRPVKLALTRQQMFFLTGYRTPTIQRVQLAADHRGRLSAIAIDVVEQTSKVKEFAEQTGVPTRMMYASPNRRTTHRLAPLDVPIPSWMRAPGECPGMFGPEVAMDELAGALGMDPVQLRIVNEPDVDPDTGKPWSSRHLVECLREGAERFGWDTRGPGRRREGDWLVGYGVASSVYPTMRQATSTANVRFTDGRYAVEIGAADLGTGAWTVLPQIAADALGVDVADVDVHIGDTRYPTASVAGGSSGTNTWGSAIVQAAREFRGKYGTDPRDGDEASGDVDQAAMDDAHAAYAFGAQFVETRVNADTGEIRVPRLIGVFAAGRIINPRTARSQLIGGMTMGLSMALHENSVFDTRIGQVANHDLAEYHITVNADVQQIEAHWLDEHDPYVNAMGAKGIGEIGITGTAAAVVNAVHHATGVRVRGLPVTLDKVLAGLD
- a CDS encoding alpha/beta hydrolase fold domain-containing protein, yielding MALSYPTLPGDIDHLIADDHAVVERQFQHLEAHRGNRRVLVDQVSTELSMHAFAEETVLYPIWTEIGMVEENHDATGEHQEIKDLLVVLGDTQPGEPAFEEALTTLMAVVRHHVGDEEGQELPEFRSKVGAERMAQLGEDFLTAKRRGPTNPHPAAPNGGIKEKIVGALAAPVDLVRDRVSGADAEAATDASGLLNPQAQAIVDAHASLRPLPFETLTPKEARKQPGPDDAVKKVMADRGLEGPEPVGSVQDLSIPDGAGGTQTLRVYTPADPAVGRLPVIMWVHGGGWVLFDIDTYDASCRALSNKTGAIIVSPDYRRAPEAVFPASHDDVITAWRWLVLNAAEMGGDPARMAIGGESVGGNMAAATSLQLAEAHEPMPRAQVLVYPLTTGEQFGESMEDAADARPLNRPLLSWMALHAFQGKPEAGTDPRIALLDWTAEQRAVMPPTLVITDERDVLRSQGQQFAQDLEAAGVETTHRYFPGVMHEFFGASAVLEDAEQAQQDAAAHFLAAFERPAAAAV
- a CDS encoding MFS transporter; translation: MTGTAQDQQDAPAGDDPKRWTALWVTLVVGFMTLLDVSIVSVALPSLQEGLGASPATVQWVVSGYALAFGIALVPAGRLGDAFGRRRLFLIGLVAFVVCSAAAGAAPTAGLLIAARLAQGVAAGVLAPQNSALIQQLFRGPERGRAFGFFGATVGISTAVGPVVGGALLALASGPDGWRWIFYVNVPIGVVAFVLALRLIPAREAAGHGRIDVPGVLLLGTGALALLFPLVQAESGGLTRYWWCFPIGVVLLVAFWSWEQRVVRSGKDPVFDPRLVTGTRGYAPGVALGTVYFVGFSGIWLTFALFFQTGLGWTPLQSGLAVTPFAVGSASAAVIAGRLVERYGRALTVFGLTGVAVGLTATALLIATVPEGATGWAIAPTLLLAGIGGGFVISPNVTLTLRDVPVEQAGSAGGALQTFQRFGGAIGTAALPGLFYLVLAHTDQRFPLAAAAALAVAVVGALAALVIGVLDWRHDRRDEAEEERDRAQEHRHHATAHP